The Leptotrichia sp. OH3620_COT-345 genome segment CTTGAAATAGGAAGAGTGAACATGCTTGAATTTGACTCGGTAATATTTACAAATCTTACTCAAGACCATCTTGATTTTCATCAAACGATGGAAAATTATTTTAATGCTAAAAAGAAAATATTTACAATGTTAAGAGAAAAGAAAAGAGGGATAGTAAATATTGATGATAAATATGGTAAAAAAATAATTGAAGAAAATAATGGTAAAAATTGTGAAAAAGAAAATAAATATTTAAAAATAAGTATAAAAAATAAAGAAGCTGATTTATATGGAGAAATAATCGGATATACAAATAACGGAATGAGAATAGGTATCACATATAAAGGGAAAAAATATTCAGCGGAGATAAATTTAATAGGAGAATATAATTTATATAATATTTTAGGTTGTATAGGAACTGCAGTATCTCTAGGAATAAATATGGAAACGATTGTTGAAAAACTGGAAAAGATGTCTCCGGTTCCCGGAAGATTTGAAATAATAAAAAATAATAAAAATGCCAGAATAATCGTAGATTTTGCACATACAGATGACGGGCTCGTAAATGTAGGACAAACTTTAAGAAAAATAACTGAAAATAAAGTGATTACACTATTTGGAGCAGGAGGGGACAGGGATAACAGGAAAAGACCTAAAATGGCAAAGGCAGCTTCAAAATTCAGTGATTTTATAGTTTTGACTTCAGATAATCCGAGAACTGAAGATCCGATGGATATTTTAAAGGAAATTGAAACGGGATTAACTGAAATAAATTTTCCGAAAGAAAAGTATACAATTATAGAAGACAGAGAACAAGCTATAAAATACGCAGTTCAAGAATTGATAAAGCAAGGAGACAGTTTGCTTATAGCAGGTAAAGGACATGAAACTTATCAAATTATAGGAACAGAAAAAAAATACTTTGATGACAGAAAAACAGTAAAAAAATATTTGATATAATTTTAATTTTTTGATACACTTATTATTAGTAAAAAAAATTTGAAGGGAGTGATTTTAAAAAATGAAAAAAATATTCTTTTTAGTAGGGATATTGGCAATGTTTCTATTTACAGCGTGTGGAGGAAAAACGGAAAATAAAGGAGGAAGTTCAGAAAATAACGGAAGCAAAGAACTGAACATATATACTTGGACGTATTTCATACCTGAAGAATTGGTAGATAAATTTCAAAAGGAAACAGGAATAAAAATTAATTTCAGCTATTATGACAACAATGATGTAATGATGGCAAAGCTGATGTCCGGAGCAAAAGGATTTGATATAATTTCACCCTCTACTGATTATGTAGATGTACTTATAAAAAATGGATTAATTGAAAAACTGGATAAGACAAAATTAGGAGAAACATTTAATAATTTAGATAAAGAAAATTTAAAATTGGAAGAGTATTCTCAAATATATGATCCGGGATTACAATACAGTATACCTTATTCATATTCTGCAACAGGAATAGCAGTAAATAAAAAGTTTATGAAAGATTATCCTCAGTCTTTTGATGTATTCGGCTTAGAACAGTATAAAGGAAAAATGACAATGTTGGATGACGGTCGGGAAGTAATAGGAGCTACTTTACAATATTTAGGATATCCTTCCGATTCGGCAGATGACAAACAGTTGGAAGAAGCAAAAACTAAAATTCTTGAATGGAAAAAGAATTTAGCAAAATTTGATGCCACTTCATTTGGAAAGAGTATAGCTACAGGGGAATTTTACGCTGTACATGGATATGCCGAAAATATTTACGGTGAACTTGAGGAAAAAGATTATGAAAATTTTGATTATTTTGTGCCTAAAGGTGCAATGATGTATATTGACAGTATGGCAGTTGTAAAAAATGGACCAAATAGGGAAAATGCATATAAATTTTTAGAATTTTTATATAGACCTGAAAATTTTATAAAAGTGTATGAATTTTTTAAAACTACATCTGTTATAAAAGGGATAGAAGAAAAATCCTCTGTAAAAGCAATAGTAAAAACAAGTCAGGTTGTTGAAAACGGTAAACTTCCGGGAGCTTTATCTGATGAAGCAAAAGAAAAGCATGATAAAATATGGAATGAAATAAAGTTATCAAATTAATAAGAAATTGGGTAAGATAATTTGTTTTTTTACGAGGACTTATCGATACCTTCACATTCCGACTATTAATGACTGAAAAATTTTTAAAAAGTTCAAAAATATCTATTATACTTAAAAAAAACAGTGAACTTGCTATGTATAGACAGACTTTTTTCTGATTGATATAATTTATATTTTTTGTAAAAATCTTGAATGTCGTAAAATTTTAAAAGAATAAAATATGTATATATTAATAAGTAAAATGGGAAATTTTATGTAAGAATATAAGGTTTTCCATTTTTTAAATATTCTAGGAAAGAAAGTGAAATGAAATGATTATAAAATATAATGTAAATATAAAATTGAAATTTTAAAGAAAAATCCCGACATTCAAATTTTGTAACATAAAAAATGGAATATCAAATGTGGTAAAAACATCTTTTTTGTTTTTACAATAAGTGGTCATTTTTTGATATAGTAAAATTTGAGTTGGAAGTTTTTTGAACCAATTTTTTATAAAAAAAATTGGAAAACATACTATCTTACAAAATTCACATTGTTGAGGCTTTCTCGGATAATGCTTGTTTTATTCATTGTGTACAAGTGAATTCCCTTTATATCATCAGATAGAAGTTTGATAATCTGCTCTGTGGCATAATCAATTCCGGTTTTTTTCATGGATTCGGGATTATCCCCGTATTTTCTCAGGATTTTTTCGAGTTTTAAAAGGATTTTACAATTGCAAAGAGAAGTAATTTTTTATTTGTGCTGCATTTGTGACAGGTATTATACCTGCGATAAGAGGGACAGAAATGTTAAGTTTTTCAATTTGTTCTCTGAATTTGAAAAATGTCTCGTTTTCAAAGAAATCTGAGATATTAAAAAATCTTCTCCTACTTCAACTTTATTTTTCAAATATATTAAATCAAGTAAATCATTATTTTCATAATGAACTTCAGAATAAAATGCTCCTCCTACATAAAAATCACCATTTTCTTTTATATCTTTTATCAGAGTCGAAGTATATTTGTAATTTCGCTCATTGTAAATGTTTTCATCCCGTTCTTTAGGAATATCGCCTCTTAGAGCAAGTATGTTTTTTATATTATTTTCCTTAAATTCTTTTAAAAAATCAATAATTTCTTCTTTTTTACTTCCGATACATGTAAGATGAGCCAAAGTTTCTATTTCAAGACAGTTTTTAATGTATGAAGTTATTTCTACCGTTCCGGATTTGTTGTACATCCTGCACCGTAAGTGACACTTATAAAATCAGGTTTATGATCTGCCAGTTCTTTAGTAACTTCTTTAAGTTTTTCTTCAGAAAAATTTCAAAAGAGAAAACAGGATTTTTTTTATTGTAAAGTTCTTTTATTCTTTCAGTATTTTTAAATATAATAATTTATTTTAAGGACTATGAAATCGACAATTAAGGTATAAGATGGCGATAAAAAAGACCCGGAATTAACCAGGTCATAAAAAATCCCTCCATACAGAAAAGCACAGTAAAACAGTCGGTTTTAATTTAAGTTTAATAATAAAATTTAAAAGATATTCCCCAATATATCTTTATTCAACTAAAATTGTCATTGACTGTTTGTGAAAATCATTTTCAAATATATTTTACTATAAAATGGTATATTTGTAAAATTGATAAATTTTATATAGAGAATATAAATTATTTATGATTGCTTTATATATTATAAATATTTAGTAAATTAATAATTTTTTATTATTTTATAGCTATAGTATTAACAAAGAAAAGGAATTTTTAAATAGCTGAAATTTATAAGAATGTTATTTTGAGAAAATTTTAAAATAAACCTATCCGGATTAAAATTCCAAAATATAATATTTTTAAAATTGACTTTATTACAATTTTTTTGTAAAATGTATATATAAAAATTATTAATAAGTATTTGTATAAATTTTTGGAGGTAGTAAAAGATGAGTTTGTTAAATTTAAAAGGAGTTAAATCCGAAGTCGAGGGAAAACCTATTCTGAAAGGTGTAGATTTGACTATTAATAAAGGGGAAGTTCATGTTATAATGGGACCTAACGGAGCAGGTAAATCTACTCTTGCAAGCGTTCTTGTGGGACATCCGAAACATGAAATAGTTGAAGGGGAAATTATACTGGACGGAGAAAATATAAATGAACTGGAAGTAGACGAAAGAGCCCAAAAAGGGATTTTTTTATCTTTTCAATATCCTGAAGAAATACCGGGACTGACAGTGGAAGATTTTTTAAGAACTGCAAAAGAGTCGGTTACAGGAGAAAAGCAGTATTTAATGCAGTTTCATAATGAATTAGTGGAAAAAATGGAAAAACTTCATATAAATCCTGAATATGCCGAAAGACATTTAAATGTAGGATTTTCAGGAGGAGAAAAAAAGAAAAATGAAATACTTCAAATGGCAGTACTTGAACCTAAACTTGCCATATTGGACGAAACTGATTCAGGACTTGATATAGATGCTACTAAAATAGTATTTGAAGGTGTTAGAACATTAAAAACTCAAGATACTGCCATGCTTATTATAACTCACTATGATAAAGTATTGGAATATTTACAGCCTGATTTTGTCCATATACTTATGGATGGAAAAATTGTAAAAAGTGGAGGAAAAGAACTGGTAGAGTACATTGAGAAAAATGGGTACGGAAAAATGAAAGAAGAACTGGGGCTATAAAAATATTGCGGTTTTGGAAGAAAATTCAAAGAGGAGAATAATAAAAAATGGAAGATAGTAGAAAAAAAACCTATGTTGCAGATATTGAAAGAGGTGTTTATGATATTAAAGATGAAATGCAGCATAAATTTACAACAGGTAAAGGCTTAACTGAAGAAATTGTCAGAAAAATTTCAGAGAAAAAAAATGAACCTCAATGGATGCTGGATTTCAGACTGAAATCACTGGAAGTATTCAATTCAAAGCCTATGCCTGTATGGGGAGCGGATTTATCGGATTTGGATATAGACGATATAGTTCATTATCTTGAACCTGATGCAAAATCTATGAGTAACAGCTGGGATGATGTACCTGACTATATAAAATCTACTTTTGACAGATTGGGAATACCTGAAGCTGAAAAACAGTCGTTGGCAGGAGTAGGAGCCCAGTATGATTCAGAAGTTGTATATCACAGTATACATAAAGAACTGACAGAACAAGGAGTAGTATACACTGATATAGAAACTGCTTTGAATGAATATGAAGATATAATAAAAGAATATTTTATGAAATTGATTACGATAAATGATCATAAATTTGCAGCACTTCATGGAGCGGTGTGGTCAGGAGGTTCATTTGTATATGTACCTAAAGGAGTAAAGGTAAGTATGCCTTTACAGTCATATTTTAGGCTTAATGCTGCAGAGGCCGGACAGTTTGAGCATACACTTATAATAGTAGAAGAAGGAGCCGATTTACATTTTATAGAGGGATGTTCTGCCCCTAAATACAAGAAAAATGCTCTCCATGCAGGGGCTGTAGAGCTGTTTGTAAAAAAAGGAGCAAGATTAAGATATTCTACAATAGAAAATTGGTCAAGAAATATGTATAATCTAAATACAAAAAGAGCACTTGTTGATGAAGGCGGAGTAATGGAATGGGTGTCAGGTTCATTCGGCTCAAGGGTTTCTATGTTGTATCCGATGACTATTTTAAGAGGTGAGTGTTCAAGATGTGAATTTACAGGGGTTACATTTGCTTCAACAGGTCAATACCTTGATACGGGGTGTAAAATAATTCATGCTGCTTCACATACATCTTCCACAGTGCATTCAAAATCTATTTCAAAAAATGGAGGAACAGCATTTTACAGGGGTCTTTTAAGAGTGGCGCCAAATGCGGTAGGATGTAAATCCACTGTTGAATGTGAGTCACTTATGCTTGATAATGAATCAAGATCAGATACTATACCGATAATTGAAATAAATAATGACAGTGTAGATATAGGACATGAAGCAAAAATTGGAAGGATAAGTGATGAAGCTATATTTTATCTGATGTCCAGAGGGATAAGCAAAGATGAAGCGAAAGCAATGATAGTAAGAGGATTTGTCGAACCGATATCAAAAGAACTTCCGCTTGAATATGCGGTAGAGTTGAATAAGCTTATAGAGTTGGAACTTGAAGGAACTATAGGATAAGAAATCCGAAAAGAATAAAGTAATTTTAGGAGGAAAATATATAATGCTGAACGAAGCAAGTTTAAGAAACCTTGAAAATAGCAACTACAGAGCAGAAAATTTTAAAAAATATGCTTCCCTTGAAAAACCTATGTGGAAAAGG includes the following:
- a CDS encoding extracellular solute-binding protein, translated to MKKIFFLVGILAMFLFTACGGKTENKGGSSENNGSKELNIYTWTYFIPEELVDKFQKETGIKINFSYYDNNDVMMAKLMSGAKGFDIISPSTDYVDVLIKNGLIEKLDKTKLGETFNNLDKENLKLEEYSQIYDPGLQYSIPYSYSATGIAVNKKFMKDYPQSFDVFGLEQYKGKMTMLDDGREVIGATLQYLGYPSDSADDKQLEEAKTKILEWKKNLAKFDATSFGKSIATGEFYAVHGYAENIYGELEEKDYENFDYFVPKGAMMYIDSMAVVKNGPNRENAYKFLEFLYRPENFIKVYEFFKTTSVIKGIEEKSSVKAIVKTSQVVENGKLPGALSDEAKEKHDKIWNEIKLSN
- the sufC gene encoding Fe-S cluster assembly ATPase SufC, encoding MSLLNLKGVKSEVEGKPILKGVDLTINKGEVHVIMGPNGAGKSTLASVLVGHPKHEIVEGEIILDGENINELEVDERAQKGIFLSFQYPEEIPGLTVEDFLRTAKESVTGEKQYLMQFHNELVEKMEKLHINPEYAERHLNVGFSGGEKKKNEILQMAVLEPKLAILDETDSGLDIDATKIVFEGVRTLKTQDTAMLIITHYDKVLEYLQPDFVHILMDGKIVKSGGKELVEYIEKNGYGKMKEELGL
- a CDS encoding UDP-N-acetylmuramoyl-L-alanyl-D-glutamate--2,6-diaminopimelate ligase; the protein is MYKIFENVSYRIIHKGKEFLIKGIEYDSRNINDDFVFVAMSGKKVDGHEFIQNAINNGAKMIISEKGVKVSEYDKYEEVSFVVVENIRKSLGIIASNYYGYPQNKIKIIGITGTNGKTTSSYILENILEKTSRIGTTGNRILDKEFETVNTTPESLELIKLINESVKKGVEYFIMEVSSHALEIGRVNMLEFDSVIFTNLTQDHLDFHQTMENYFNAKKKIFTMLREKKRGIVNIDDKYGKKIIEENNGKNCEKENKYLKISIKNKEADLYGEIIGYTNNGMRIGITYKGKKYSAEINLIGEYNLYNILGCIGTAVSLGINMETIVEKLEKMSPVPGRFEIIKNNKNARIIVDFAHTDDGLVNVGQTLRKITENKVITLFGAGGDRDNRKRPKMAKAASKFSDFIVLTSDNPRTEDPMDILKEIETGLTEINFPKEKYTIIEDREQAIKYAVQELIKQGDSLLIAGKGHETYQIIGTEKKYFDDRKTVKKYLI
- the sufB gene encoding Fe-S cluster assembly protein SufB, translating into MEDSRKKTYVADIERGVYDIKDEMQHKFTTGKGLTEEIVRKISEKKNEPQWMLDFRLKSLEVFNSKPMPVWGADLSDLDIDDIVHYLEPDAKSMSNSWDDVPDYIKSTFDRLGIPEAEKQSLAGVGAQYDSEVVYHSIHKELTEQGVVYTDIETALNEYEDIIKEYFMKLITINDHKFAALHGAVWSGGSFVYVPKGVKVSMPLQSYFRLNAAEAGQFEHTLIIVEEGADLHFIEGCSAPKYKKNALHAGAVELFVKKGARLRYSTIENWSRNMYNLNTKRALVDEGGVMEWVSGSFGSRVSMLYPMTILRGECSRCEFTGVTFASTGQYLDTGCKIIHAASHTSSTVHSKSISKNGGTAFYRGLLRVAPNAVGCKSTVECESLMLDNESRSDTIPIIEINNDSVDIGHEAKIGRISDEAIFYLMSRGISKDEAKAMIVRGFVEPISKELPLEYAVELNKLIELELEGTIG